In bacterium, the following are encoded in one genomic region:
- a CDS encoding trypsin-like peptidase domain-containing protein has product MKLRDLIMACIGVLLCVVVFFAINAIRNRTAGFFPDNLKLVELNDEISKQRLNAIVLAANRVGPAVVSITVTQTRVVSISPFNDEFFRDFFRDFFPEQKYQQEVKSLGSGVLISSDGYVLTNEHVVANATKIRVTMPSGQQYDARIIAGDRTNDLSLLKIEAGDLPYAELGESDDLMIGEWVIALGNPFGFMLEDTRPSVTVGVVSALGRSIKSTYEERVYKNMIQTDAAINPGNSGGPLINIVGRIVGINTFIFTSGGGSEGIGFARPVAVVKKFIEEAKKYGMVRTPWIGLYVQNIDDNLATAMPIKDNRGLLISTVEANSPADQAGIHEGDRIIAVNRTGVSTMHDWQRMIADVFVGDTLDIAILRTDDSLDVAIQVKEYRDEEAGSAYQGIHVENITADLARRFGLGYPSGIVVVRVDKGTLGEKLGLMPGDVILKVGGRRINKREDFKEAMKTMPATYFIVDRGGLIVQVYVGA; this is encoded by the coding sequence ATGAAGTTGCGCGATCTGATCATGGCGTGCATTGGTGTGCTGTTATGCGTCGTTGTTTTTTTCGCCATCAATGCCATCCGTAACCGGACGGCCGGCTTCTTTCCCGATAATCTCAAACTCGTGGAACTCAACGATGAAATTTCCAAGCAGCGCCTTAATGCCATCGTTCTTGCTGCCAACCGCGTCGGCCCCGCCGTGGTGTCGATCACGGTCACCCAGACCAGGGTCGTTTCGATTTCTCCTTTTAATGATGAATTTTTCAGGGATTTTTTCCGTGATTTCTTCCCGGAACAAAAATATCAACAGGAAGTCAAAAGTCTGGGATCGGGCGTATTGATTTCATCAGACGGTTATGTTCTGACCAATGAACACGTGGTCGCCAATGCGACCAAGATCCGCGTGACCATGCCTTCGGGTCAGCAGTACGATGCTCGTATCATCGCCGGCGACCGGACCAACGACCTGTCACTGCTCAAGATCGAAGCCGGAGACCTGCCGTATGCGGAATTAGGGGAGAGTGACGATCTGATGATCGGTGAATGGGTGATCGCCCTGGGCAATCCTTTCGGTTTCATGCTGGAGGACACGAGACCGTCCGTGACCGTTGGCGTCGTTTCTGCCCTGGGTCGTTCCATAAAATCAACATACGAGGAGCGGGTTTATAAAAATATGATCCAGACCGATGCCGCCATCAATCCCGGTAACTCGGGCGGTCCATTGATCAATATCGTAGGCCGCATCGTGGGTATCAATACATTCATTTTCACTTCGGGCGGCGGTTCCGAGGGTATCGGTTTCGCGCGGCCGGTAGCGGTCGTTAAGAAATTCATCGAAGAAGCCAAGAAATACGGCATGGTGCGGACCCCGTGGATCGGCCTCTACGTCCAGAATATTGATGATAACCTCGCGACCGCCATGCCGATCAAGGATAACCGGGGTTTGCTGATCAGCACGGTCGAAGCGAACAGCCCGGCAGACCAGGCCGGCATTCACGAGGGCGACCGGATAATCGCCGTCAATCGCACAGGCGTAAGCACGATGCACGACTGGCAGCGGATGATCGCCGATGTTTTCGTCGGCGATACTCTTGATATCGCGATCCTGAGAACCGATGATTCCCTTGACGTTGCGATCCAGGTCAAGGAGTATCGGGACGAAGAAGCAGGAAGTGCCTATCAGGGTATCCACGTGGAAAATATAACGGCCGATCTCGCGCGCCGTTTTGGACTCGGTTACCCCAGCGGGATTGTGGTTGTGCGGGTCGACAAGGGAACACTGGGTGAGAAACTCGGGCTAATGCCCGGCGACGTGATCCTTAAAGTCGGCGGCAGGCGGATAAATAAGCGTGAAGATTTCAAGGAAGCGATGAAAACCATGCCGGCGACTTATTTCATCGTCGATCGCGGCGGTCTTATTGTTCAGGTTTACGTGGGCGCATGA
- the fsa gene encoding fructose-6-phosphate aldolase: MKLFLDTANVEEVREIAGWGILDGVTTNPSLMAKEKGDYRSILKTICDIVKGPVSGEVLSLKSEAMIREAKDIAGLSEYIVVKVPCTVEGLKTTRALEAEGIHVNMTLVFSANQALLAAKAGASYISPFVGRLDDIGNPGIDVVQDILSILETYGLASRVIFASVRHPEHVRQAALCGCHIATIPYKVFNQLVRHALTDTGIERFLKDWQSR, from the coding sequence ATGAAATTATTTCTTGATACCGCCAATGTGGAAGAGGTGCGGGAGATCGCGGGATGGGGCATTCTTGACGGGGTTACGACCAATCCGTCGCTCATGGCAAAAGAAAAGGGCGATTACCGGTCTATCCTCAAGACCATTTGTGATATCGTAAAAGGGCCGGTCAGCGGCGAGGTGCTCAGTCTGAAGAGCGAAGCCATGATCCGGGAGGCAAAGGATATCGCGGGTCTTAGCGAGTACATTGTGGTCAAGGTCCCCTGCACCGTGGAGGGGTTGAAAACCACCAGGGCGCTGGAAGCCGAGGGCATCCACGTCAACATGACCCTTGTTTTTTCCGCCAACCAGGCGCTTTTGGCCGCAAAAGCCGGCGCTTCATACATCAGTCCGTTCGTCGGCAGGCTTGACGACATTGGTAATCCAGGAATCGACGTGGTGCAGGATATCTTGTCGATACTCGAGACCTACGGGTTAGCATCCCGGGTCATCTTCGCTTCGGTCCGTCATCCCGAGCATGTCCGGCAGGCGGCACTCTGCGGCTGTCACATCGCCACCATCCCGTACAAGGTATTCAACCAACTGGTGCGCCATGCTCTGACTGATACCGGTATCGAGCGCTTTTTGAAGGATTGGCAGAGCCGATGA
- the truA gene encoding tRNA pseudouridine(38-40) synthase TruA, with the protein MISCDGMMRNLKLVITYDGTDFHGWQYQPNARTIQGEVEAALLRVTGEPAKLHGAGRTDQGVHAQGQIANFKTNSSMPVSDLCRALNALVGKSIVIADIAEVSPDFHSRFSAVGKVYQYHIIFKPSPFLARYAWHVTYSLELPAMDRVFKRLQGKHDFVHLSVHNGDDTGTVCVLNELNLTEHDSGIIIKIKADRFLRKMIRGIIGFAVDVSRGHYSVADTEKVFQGQITDLYFAPPHGLCLMEVIY; encoded by the coding sequence ATGATCAGCTGCGATGGGATGATGAGAAACCTTAAGCTTGTGATCACCTACGACGGGACGGATTTTCATGGATGGCAGTACCAGCCGAACGCGCGGACCATTCAGGGCGAGGTCGAAGCCGCTCTGCTGCGTGTGACCGGCGAGCCGGCAAAATTGCACGGCGCCGGCCGCACTGACCAGGGGGTCCATGCCCAGGGCCAGATCGCAAACTTCAAGACCAACAGCAGTATGCCCGTGTCAGATCTTTGCCGTGCCCTAAACGCGCTCGTCGGCAAAAGCATCGTTATCGCCGATATCGCCGAGGTCAGCCCGGATTTTCATAGCCGCTTTTCAGCGGTCGGTAAGGTCTATCAATACCATATTATTTTTAAGCCGTCCCCATTCCTGGCAAGGTATGCATGGCATGTCACGTATTCGCTGGAACTGCCGGCCATGGACCGGGTTTTCAAAAGATTGCAGGGAAAGCATGATTTTGTGCATCTTTCAGTGCATAACGGTGATGATACCGGCACGGTATGCGTGCTGAACGAACTGAACTTGACAGAACATGATTCCGGGATTATAATAAAAATCAAAGCCGACCGTTTTCTGCGGAAAATGATCCGCGGCATCATCGGTTTTGCGGTCGATGTAAGCCGGGGTCATTACTCGGTCGCGGATACGGAAAAGGTTTTTCAAGGGCAGATAACCGACCTTTATTTCGCGCCGCCCCACGGATTGTGCTTGATGGAAGTAATATACTGA
- a CDS encoding ATP-binding protein gives MAYTDRINPVTGIILLHPLTITFVLLTTSYPIHYQIPTQFWFIILSSFILAMIFLLLQIRIGEKVLQYIIFLSDVPLIGAVVYFSRGIESMFPLLYIILIIATASQLYRTGAYIISMATVIFFLGLIIVDIFRTEVPTGLVMQRFYMFSLLFLFTAILSGSLSERYRIRTEEVVKLKLTTEEIIRHLPSGIITIDQGGDIVFTNIKDETVRSHAHLQIAKFLKDPETVVARELVIKERYYFLSCARIPDAQGALGVLQDLTDIKRLEESSRISKQTKMLAELGGSLAHEIRNPLASIKGSLEVISKSANRTIRPFVAMALKESTRLNVIVTDFLNFAQFAPNRLNRVVIGDIISEAVLEAASRFAGKNISVVREDRDFSIMTDPDRMKAALVNILSNAYEASGVGSVVTIKTSSEEKWGVIAIGDEGHGIAKKDLPKIFMPFFTTKKGGTGLGLSISQRIIEAHDGKIEVTSVIGEGTTFRVMLPLA, from the coding sequence GTGGCGTATACTGACAGAATAAATCCGGTCACCGGCATTATTCTCCTCCATCCGTTAACCATAACGTTCGTGCTGTTGACGACCTCGTATCCCATTCATTATCAGATACCGACCCAATTCTGGTTCATTATTCTTTCGTCCTTTATTCTGGCCATGATCTTTTTGCTCCTGCAAATACGGATCGGGGAAAAGGTCCTTCAATATATTATCTTTCTTTCAGATGTGCCCCTTATCGGAGCGGTCGTGTATTTCAGCCGGGGCATCGAAAGCATGTTCCCGTTGCTCTATATCATATTGATCATCGCGACCGCGAGCCAGCTGTACCGCACCGGGGCTTATATCATCAGCATGGCCACCGTGATTTTCTTCCTGGGACTTATCATCGTCGATATCTTCAGGACCGAAGTCCCAACCGGGCTGGTCATGCAGCGATTCTACATGTTCTCACTCCTCTTCCTGTTCACCGCCATCCTGAGCGGCAGCCTGTCCGAACGTTACCGCATTCGGACCGAAGAAGTGGTGAAGCTTAAGCTTACCACCGAAGAAATCATCCGCCACCTGCCGTCCGGGATCATCACGATCGATCAGGGAGGGGATATCGTCTTTACGAACATAAAGGATGAAACCGTACGTTCGCACGCGCATCTCCAGATCGCAAAATTTCTCAAAGACCCGGAAACCGTCGTCGCCCGGGAACTGGTCATCAAGGAACGGTATTATTTTCTGTCCTGCGCCCGGATCCCCGATGCTCAAGGCGCGCTCGGCGTGCTGCAGGACCTTACCGACATAAAGCGGCTCGAAGAATCATCGCGTATCTCCAAACAGACGAAGATGCTGGCTGAACTGGGCGGATCGCTGGCTCATGAGATACGAAACCCCCTGGCTTCGATCAAAGGTTCACTCGAGGTGATATCAAAATCCGCCAACCGGACGATCCGGCCTTTCGTCGCCATGGCTTTGAAGGAATCGACCCGTCTGAATGTTATCGTGACCGATTTCTTGAATTTCGCGCAATTCGCGCCCAATCGTCTCAACCGCGTCGTCATTGGCGACATAATCAGCGAGGCGGTGCTTGAAGCAGCGTCGCGTTTCGCCGGCAAAAATATCAGCGTGGTCAGGGAAGACCGGGATTTTAGCATAATGACCGACCCCGACCGCATGAAAGCCGCCCTCGTCAATATCCTGAGCAACGCATACGAAGCCAGCGGCGTTGGATCGGTCGTTACGATAAAGACATCGAGCGAGGAAAAATGGGGTGTTATCGCGATTGGTGACGAGGGACACGGTATCGCCAAAAAAGATCTGCCGAAGATATTCATGCCGTTTTTCACCACAAAAAAAGGCGGCACGGGTCTGGGGCTTTCAATATCGCAGCGCATTATCGAAGCGCATGACGGAAAGATCGAAGTAACCAGTGTGATCGGGGAGGGCACGACATTCAGGGTGATGCTGCCGCTTGCATGA
- a CDS encoding type II secretion system F family protein, whose protein sequence is MPVFVWKGRSATGAAASGELTAASQTDIVAALRQKKIIPTSIKIKEEKKGFSLFGGRVSRRALAVFTRQFSTMLNAGLPLLTCLEILAKQTDSQSLKRVLNEVRGDVEGGLSLADALRRQTKVFDNLYVNMVESGETGGALDVILARLATYLEKSAALARKIKGAMIYPAIISLVAVGAISVMLLFVIPIFARMFSGMGAELPAMTRLVMALSNFAKVGILPVIIGGIALFTILRRWHKTESGAKAMDPLFLRVPVFGDLNKKQSIARFSRTLSTLLGSGVPIIDALEITAKSAGNWVIEDAILKARVSIKGGENIADPLAKTNIFPPMVTQMIAIGEASGGLDDMLAKVADFYDAEVDQAVENLTNALEPIIMVFLGGIVGFLVISMYLPIFQLAGTISE, encoded by the coding sequence ATGCCGGTATTTGTCTGGAAGGGAAGAAGCGCGACCGGAGCCGCCGCCAGCGGTGAATTGACCGCTGCGTCGCAGACCGATATTGTCGCTGCATTGCGCCAGAAAAAAATAATCCCGACATCGATTAAGATCAAAGAAGAGAAAAAAGGGTTCTCGCTTTTCGGCGGACGCGTCTCGAGACGCGCTCTCGCCGTTTTCACCAGGCAGTTCTCGACCATGCTCAATGCCGGTCTGCCGCTTTTGACCTGTCTTGAGATTCTGGCTAAACAGACCGACAGCCAGAGCCTGAAGCGTGTCCTGAACGAGGTCCGCGGCGATGTTGAAGGCGGTCTATCGCTCGCCGATGCTTTAAGGCGCCAGACGAAGGTGTTCGATAACCTGTACGTCAACATGGTCGAATCGGGCGAAACCGGCGGTGCACTCGACGTCATTCTCGCCCGCCTTGCGACATACCTCGAGAAATCGGCAGCCCTGGCGCGTAAGATCAAAGGCGCCATGATCTACCCTGCCATCATCAGTCTCGTCGCGGTCGGCGCGATCTCGGTCATGTTGCTGTTCGTGATCCCGATCTTCGCGCGCATGTTCTCGGGCATGGGCGCCGAGCTGCCGGCAATGACGCGTTTAGTCATGGCGCTGTCTAATTTTGCCAAGGTCGGTATTCTGCCGGTCATTATCGGCGGGATCGCGCTGTTCACGATCCTGCGCCGCTGGCATAAGACCGAATCAGGAGCCAAGGCAATGGACCCATTGTTCCTGAGAGTGCCGGTCTTCGGCGACCTGAACAAGAAACAATCGATCGCCCGTTTCTCAAGGACGCTGTCGACCCTGCTGGGAAGCGGCGTGCCGATCATCGATGCCCTTGAGATCACGGCCAAGAGCGCCGGTAATTGGGTCATTGAGGATGCGATCCTGAAAGCGCGGGTTTCGATCAAGGGCGGTGAGAATATCGCGGATCCGCTGGCCAAGACCAATATCTTCCCGCCGATGGTGACCCAGATGATCGCGATCGGCGAAGCATCCGGCGGTCTCGACGATATGCTCGCTAAAGTCGCCGACTTCTACGATGCGGAAGTCGATCAGGCCGTGGAAAACCTGACCAACGCTCTCGAACCCATCATCATGGTCTTCCTGGGCGGGATCGTCGGCTTCCTGGTCATCTCGATGTACCTGCCGATATTCCAGCTGGCAGGAACGATCAGTGAATAG
- a CDS encoding type IV pilus twitching motility protein PilT translates to MAVTMKQLLEEMVQRNSTDLHLTTGAPPMLRIDGELVPTNYEILTPELIQQLAYSVLNDQQKKKFEMEWELDFSFGIAGLSRFRGNCFQQRGSIAAAIRTIPFEIRGFKELGIPQVVQELASRPKGLILLTGPTGCGKSTTLAAVIDKVNSDRHCHIMTVEDPIEYLFRHKKAIVNQRQVGSDTKSFANALKYVLREDPDVVMVGEMRDLETIGMTLTIAETGHLTLATLHTNSAAESIHRIIDIFPSHQQGQVRSQLAFVVEGVITQQLLPKIGGGRVLAAEVLIATPAVRALIRDEKEHQIYSHIQAGQKYGMQTMNQALYNLYAKRLITLETAFDYSPNIEEFEHMVEQKSPVLQ, encoded by the coding sequence ATGGCGGTTACAATGAAGCAGCTCTTGGAAGAAATGGTACAGAGGAACTCGACCGATCTTCATCTCACCACCGGCGCTCCGCCGATGCTGCGCATTGACGGCGAGCTCGTGCCGACGAACTATGAGATCCTGACCCCGGAGTTGATCCAGCAGCTAGCCTACAGCGTGCTCAACGACCAGCAGAAGAAGAAATTCGAGATGGAATGGGAACTCGATTTTTCATTCGGCATTGCCGGCCTGAGCCGTTTCCGCGGTAACTGTTTTCAGCAGCGCGGCAGTATCGCGGCCGCCATCCGCACGATTCCGTTCGAGATCCGCGGTTTCAAGGAACTGGGGATCCCGCAGGTGGTACAGGAACTGGCCTCGCGGCCCAAGGGTCTTATCCTTTTGACCGGTCCGACTGGCTGCGGCAAGTCCACGACCCTGGCGGCGGTCATTGACAAGGTCAACAGCGACCGTCACTGCCATATCATGACTGTCGAAGACCCCATTGAATACCTGTTCCGTCATAAAAAGGCGATCGTTAACCAGCGGCAGGTTGGCAGCGATACGAAGTCGTTTGCCAACGCGTTGAAGTACGTGTTGCGGGAAGACCCCGATGTGGTTATGGTCGGCGAGATGAGAGATCTGGAAACGATCGGCATGACCTTGACGATCGCGGAGACGGGTCACTTGACCCTGGCCACGCTGCACACGAACTCGGCGGCGGAATCGATCCACCGGATCATCGATATTTTCCCGTCGCACCAGCAGGGACAGGTGCGGTCGCAGCTGGCGTTCGTGGTCGAAGGTGTGATCACGCAGCAACTGTTGCCAAAGATCGGTGGTGGACGTGTGCTGGCCGCCGAGGTTCTGATCGCCACGCCCGCGGTGCGGGCGTTGATCCGCGATGAAAAAGAACACCAGATATATTCGCATATCCAGGCCGGTCAGAAATATGGCATGCAAACGATGAACCAGGCTTTGTACAATCTGTATGCCAAACGGCTGATAACGCTTGAAACCGCGTTCGACTATTCGCCGAATATTGAGGAATTTGAGCACATGGTGGAACAGAAATCACCGGTGCTGCAGTAA
- the pilB gene encoding type IV-A pilus assembly ATPase PilB, which yields MEERLGTYLVKNGLINEDQLRTAIQEKKETGQRLVSVLTRLEFVDEQKLLAQLSNLYQMEVVDLDYIIPEETVLKLIPAEKAYHYEVLPIDRKGRYITVAMIDPTDISAIEDLRFITGMEITPVLASESSIRQALDTYYEMTKGMAEVKVESGPKELGVEDMELLETGIDEEVEESKLRADAEGGPVIRLVNFYIADAVTKGASDIHVEHFERNTRVRFRIDGVLKEQQSPPLNLKAGIVTRLKLMSKMDIAEHRLCQDGRINIVVGEKTIDLRVSVIPTLFGEKVVMRILDRGSLMLDLTKLGFSEEALKKFLKVIESPYGIVLVTGPTGSGKTTTLYSTLSRLNKPDRQIMTIEDPVEYNIHGINQIQVHEEIGLTFSAALRAFLRQAPNIILVGEMRDTETAEIGIRAALTGHLVFSTIHTNDAPTTINRLVDMGIPAYLVASALLLIQAQRLVRRICPKCKEQIKVSPKLLEEAGIPEGTFPDNLVFKGAGCSNCGQSGYRGRVGLYEVMPISPDMRNMILKGASSDEVAKQSRLEGMKTLRDDGIDKIIKGVTTVEELMRETASF from the coding sequence ATGGAAGAAAGACTGGGAACATATCTCGTAAAGAACGGGCTCATCAACGAAGACCAGCTCAGGACGGCGATCCAGGAGAAAAAGGAGACCGGACAGCGGCTGGTAAGCGTGCTGACCAGGCTGGAATTCGTCGATGAACAGAAACTGCTCGCGCAATTGAGCAATCTCTATCAAATGGAAGTCGTTGACCTCGACTATATCATACCCGAAGAGACCGTACTGAAGCTGATACCGGCTGAAAAGGCATATCACTATGAAGTTCTACCCATTGACCGCAAAGGCCGGTACATCACCGTTGCCATGATCGACCCGACCGATATCAGCGCGATCGAGGATCTAAGGTTCATCACCGGCATGGAGATAACGCCGGTGCTGGCTTCCGAGTCGAGCATCCGGCAGGCACTCGATACTTACTATGAAATGACCAAGGGCATGGCCGAAGTCAAAGTCGAGTCCGGGCCCAAGGAACTAGGGGTCGAGGATATGGAGCTTTTAGAGACCGGGATCGATGAAGAGGTTGAAGAGTCGAAACTGCGCGCCGATGCCGAGGGCGGACCGGTCATCAGGCTTGTCAATTTCTACATTGCCGACGCCGTTACCAAAGGCGCGTCGGATATTCACGTCGAACATTTTGAAAGGAATACAAGGGTGCGTTTTAGGATCGACGGCGTACTGAAAGAGCAGCAGTCCCCGCCGCTTAATTTGAAAGCCGGTATCGTAACCCGTTTAAAATTGATGTCCAAAATGGACATCGCGGAGCATCGTCTGTGTCAGGACGGCCGCATCAACATCGTGGTCGGGGAGAAGACGATCGACCTGCGGGTATCCGTTATTCCGACGCTTTTTGGCGAGAAGGTGGTCATGAGGATCCTGGACCGTGGCTCGCTCATGCTTGACCTGACCAAGCTGGGATTTTCCGAGGAAGCGTTGAAAAAATTCCTGAAAGTGATCGAGAGCCCCTATGGCATCGTTCTGGTCACCGGTCCCACGGGCAGCGGCAAGACCACGACGCTGTACTCAACCCTTTCGCGTCTGAACAAACCCGACCGGCAGATCATGACCATTGAGGACCCGGTCGAGTACAACATCCATGGCATCAACCAGATTCAGGTCCACGAAGAGATCGGCCTGACGTTTTCCGCGGCGCTGCGTGCCTTCCTGCGCCAGGCGCCCAACATTATCCTTGTCGGCGAGATGCGCGACACGGAAACGGCCGAGATCGGGATCAGGGCGGCGCTTACCGGTCATCTTGTTTTCTCCACGATCCATACCAATGACGCGCCAACAACGATCAACCGTCTGGTGGACATGGGCATACCGGCGTACCTGGTAGCAAGCGCGCTGCTCCTTATCCAGGCTCAGCGGCTCGTGCGGCGCATATGCCCCAAGTGCAAAGAACAGATAAAAGTAAGTCCCAAGCTGCTCGAGGAAGCAGGCATTCCGGAAGGTACATTCCCGGATAATCTCGTTTTCAAGGGCGCCGGCTGCTCCAACTGCGGGCAATCTGGATATAGAGGCCGGGTCGGGCTCTACGAGGTGATGCCGATATCACCGGATATGAGAAACATGATCCTTAAGGGCGCATCATCGGATGAAGTGGCGAAGCAGTCGAGGCTTGAAGGCATGAAAACCCTCCGGGACGACGGCATTGACAAGATCATCAAGGGCGTCACGACCGTCGAGGAGCTCATGAGGGAAACGGCGTCGTTTTGA
- the pilB gene encoding type IV-A pilus assembly ATPase PilB: MKLGEILVRQGTISEDMLTRALDEQKKDGTRLGATLIKLGLLKEEDLLVALSKHFGVKSMDLRAAKLDDSVLKLIPADLAAKYLVVPVRRFGRALTIAMVNPGDVAAIEDIKFATGFDIEPVVSSEDIIIKIINEHYHVQQMLSDVMYEIETAETGGDASAKSIDNVNVTEAKEQEDLSNVADDSDSGPALKLASKIITDAVDLNVSDIHIEPYENDMRIRYRIDGILHEVMKPPRKLNRALATVIKVMSKLKVEEKRLPQDGRIKARVHNKIIDIRVSTVPTLFGEKIALRILDRSAIQLNLDLLGVEESTLKTLRRAIKTPYGIVLITGPTGSGKTTTLYSGLVELNDISTNITTAEDPIEYSLTGINQLQVNEKIGLTFASALRSYLRQDPNIIMVGEIRDLETAEIAIRASLTGHLVLSTVHTNSAAATITRLVNMEIEPFLIASTILAVISQRLLRKLCTKCRIETKYAPEVMIDAGIDPKKIDHPLFKGEGCQECRGTGYKGRIGVFENMVVTAKIRDMILQRVPTAEIERAAVQEGMMTLRQSALAKLRQGVTTVEEVIRETMVEQ; encoded by the coding sequence ATGAAACTAGGGGAGATACTTGTCCGCCAGGGAACGATTTCCGAGGACATGCTCACCAGGGCCTTAGACGAGCAAAAGAAAGACGGAACACGGCTGGGCGCGACCCTGATCAAACTGGGTTTGCTTAAAGAAGAGGATTTGCTGGTCGCGCTATCCAAGCATTTCGGTGTTAAATCGATGGATCTAAGGGCGGCAAAACTGGATGATTCGGTGCTCAAGCTCATTCCTGCCGATCTTGCAGCTAAATACCTGGTCGTGCCCGTGCGGCGGTTTGGCCGGGCTCTGACCATTGCCATGGTGAACCCGGGCGATGTCGCCGCGATCGAGGACATTAAATTCGCGACTGGATTTGATATCGAACCCGTCGTTTCATCCGAGGATATCATAATAAAGATCATTAACGAGCATTACCACGTTCAACAAATGCTTTCTGATGTCATGTACGAGATCGAGACCGCCGAAACCGGTGGTGATGCTTCGGCTAAATCAATCGACAACGTGAATGTTACGGAAGCCAAGGAACAGGAAGACCTTTCCAACGTCGCTGACGACAGCGACAGCGGTCCGGCGCTGAAGCTCGCATCTAAGATCATCACCGACGCGGTCGACCTGAACGTTTCCGACATTCACATTGAGCCGTACGAGAATGACATGAGGATCCGTTATCGCATCGACGGCATCCTGCATGAGGTCATGAAGCCGCCGCGGAAGCTCAACCGCGCCCTGGCTACGGTGATCAAGGTTATGTCAAAACTGAAGGTCGAAGAAAAACGTTTGCCGCAGGACGGCCGCATCAAGGCGCGCGTGCACAATAAGATCATTGACATCCGCGTTTCCACGGTGCCCACACTGTTCGGCGAGAAGATCGCGCTGCGTATCCTCGACCGCTCGGCGATCCAGCTGAACCTCGACCTGCTGGGAGTTGAAGAATCGACGCTGAAAACGCTGCGCCGGGCGATCAAGACGCCATATGGCATCGTGCTGATCACCGGCCCAACCGGTTCCGGTAAGACCACGACGCTGTATTCGGGGCTTGTCGAACTCAACGACATCAGCACCAATATCACGACTGCCGAAGATCCGATCGAGTACTCGCTGACCGGCATCAATCAGCTGCAGGTCAATGAGAAGATCGGTCTGACCTTCGCTTCGGCGCTTCGTTCCTACCTGCGTCAGGACCCTAATATCATCATGGTGGGTGAGATCCGTGACCTCGAGACCGCGGAGATCGCGATCCGTGCGTCTTTGACCGGCCATTTGGTGCTGTCGACCGTTCATACTAACTCTGCCGCGGCGACGATCACCAGGTTAGTCAACATGGAAATCGAACCGTTCCTTATTGCCTCCACGATCCTGGCCGTGATATCGCAGCGTCTGCTTAGAAAATTGTGTACGAAATGTCGCATAGAAACGAAATACGCCCCTGAGGTCATGATCGACGCGGGTATCGATCCGAAAAAGATAGATCATCCCCTTTTCAAGGGCGAAGGTTGTCAGGAGTGCCGGGGCACGGGTTACAAGGGCCGGATCGGCGTTTTTGAGAACATGGTCGTGACCGCTAAGATCCGTGATATGATCCTGCAGCGCGTACCGACGGCCGAAATCGAACGGGCAGCGGTCCAGGAAGGCATGATGACCCTACGGCAATCGGCCCTGGCAAAGCTGCGCCAGGGAGTGACGACCGTCGAAGAAGTGATCCGCGAAACAATGGTGGAGCAATAG